A window from Azoarcus sp. DD4 encodes these proteins:
- a CDS encoding prephenate dehydrogenase/arogenate dehydrogenase family protein — MALIGKLVVCGVGLIGGSFALALRRRGAVGHIVGVGRKPASLERALELGVIDEIATDWATALDGADLVLLATPVGQLDAIMSAMAPHLGPNTVVTDAGSTKRDVIEAIYRRLDAQLPRAVPAHPIAGAEKSGVDAAFADLFVGRKVVVTPLPENDPAAVERVRAAWAACGATVVDMAPQEHDRVFAAVSHLPHLLAFGLVHDLAGRANAELLFSHAASGFRDFTRIAGSHPEMWRDICVANRQALLAELDQYLAELAYLRALLMAGDGARLEQLFDEAQRARNAWAAQFSPTSTAE; from the coding sequence ATGGCCTTGATCGGCAAACTGGTGGTCTGCGGCGTCGGCCTGATCGGCGGTTCGTTCGCGCTCGCCTTGCGGCGGCGCGGCGCGGTCGGTCACATCGTCGGCGTTGGCCGCAAGCCGGCATCGCTCGAACGGGCGCTCGAACTCGGCGTCATCGACGAGATCGCCACCGACTGGGCGACGGCGCTCGATGGCGCCGATCTGGTGCTGCTGGCGACCCCTGTCGGTCAGCTCGACGCCATCATGAGCGCGATGGCGCCGCATCTTGGGCCGAACACCGTCGTGACCGACGCCGGCAGCACCAAGCGCGACGTGATCGAGGCCATCTACCGCCGGCTGGACGCCCAACTGCCGCGGGCGGTGCCTGCGCATCCGATCGCCGGTGCCGAGAAGAGCGGGGTGGATGCCGCGTTCGCCGACCTTTTCGTCGGTCGCAAGGTCGTGGTCACGCCGCTGCCGGAAAACGACCCCGCCGCTGTCGAGCGCGTACGCGCGGCGTGGGCGGCCTGCGGAGCAACGGTAGTGGATATGGCGCCGCAGGAGCATGATCGCGTGTTCGCCGCGGTCAGCCACTTGCCCCATCTGCTTGCCTTCGGCCTGGTGCACGATCTGGCTGGTCGTGCGAACGCCGAGCTGCTGTTTTCGCACGCTGCCAGCGGATTCCGCGACTTTACCCGGATTGCCGGCAGTCACCCTGAAATGTGGCGCGACATCTGCGTCGCCAACCGGCAGGCGCTGCTTGCCGAGCTTGACCAGTACCTCGCCGAGCTTGCCTATCTGCGCGCGCTTCTCATGGCCGGCGACGGGGCGAGACTCGAGCAGCTGTTCGACGAGGCGCAGCGCGCCCGTAATGCCTGGGCGGCACAGTTTTCGCCCACTTCTACTGCAGAATGA
- the pheA gene encoding prephenate dehydratase produces MSDELLKLRNQIDRLDEEILARLSERARCAQRVGEIKHGNVYRPEREAQVLRRLADLNGGPLPSTAVQTIFREIMSACLGLESPLKVAYLGPAGTFSESASRKHFGSAPNFLPTASIDEVFRAVEAGNADYGVVPVENSTEGAIGGTLDLLLANPLKVCGEVKLRIHQNLLSRAEGIGGAKRLYSHAQSLAQCHEWLNRNLAHLPRVPVASNAEAARLASEDPESCAIAGEAAAELYGLNKLATNIEDDPNNTTRFLVIARHDAGPSGNDKTSLVCSAQNRPGAMHALLEPLARHGVDMSKLESRPARGGLWEYVFYVDIQGHQDDAPVAAALAELNARAAFVKVLGSYPVAAI; encoded by the coding sequence ATGAGTGACGAACTGCTGAAGCTGCGCAACCAGATCGACCGCCTCGACGAGGAGATCCTCGCCCGCCTGTCCGAACGCGCCCGCTGTGCGCAGCGGGTGGGCGAGATCAAGCACGGCAACGTGTACCGCCCCGAGCGTGAGGCGCAGGTGCTGCGCAGGCTGGCCGACCTCAATGGCGGGCCGCTGCCTTCGACCGCGGTGCAGACGATCTTCCGCGAGATCATGTCGGCTTGTCTCGGTCTGGAGAGTCCGCTTAAGGTGGCCTATCTGGGGCCGGCCGGTACTTTTTCCGAGAGCGCCAGCCGCAAGCACTTCGGTTCGGCGCCGAACTTCCTGCCGACGGCCTCGATCGACGAGGTTTTTCGCGCGGTCGAGGCCGGCAATGCCGACTACGGCGTGGTACCGGTGGAGAACTCGACCGAGGGGGCGATCGGCGGCACGCTGGACCTGCTGCTGGCCAACCCGCTGAAGGTGTGCGGCGAAGTCAAGCTGCGCATCCACCAGAACCTGCTGTCGCGCGCCGAAGGTATCGGCGGGGCGAAGCGGCTTTATTCGCATGCGCAGTCGCTGGCGCAATGCCACGAATGGCTCAACCGCAACCTGGCGCATCTGCCGCGGGTGCCCGTCGCGAGCAATGCCGAGGCGGCCCGGCTGGCGTCGGAGGATCCCGAATCCTGTGCCATCGCCGGCGAAGCGGCGGCCGAACTCTACGGGCTCAACAAGCTCGCCACCAATATCGAAGACGATCCCAACAACACTACGCGCTTCCTCGTCATTGCCCGTCACGATGCCGGTCCGTCCGGTAATGACAAGACCTCGCTGGTGTGTTCGGCGCAGAATCGTCCGGGGGCGATGCATGCGCTGCTGGAGCCGCTGGCGCGCCATGGCGTGGATATGAGCAAGCTCGAGTCGCGCCCGGCGCGCGGTGGTTTGTGGGAATACGTGTTCTACGTCGATATCCAGGGGCATCAGGACGATGCCCCGGTCGCGGCTGCGCTGGCGGAACTCAATGCGCGCGCCGCCTTCGTCAAGGTGCTGGGGTCCTACCCCGTCGCCGCGATCTGA
- a CDS encoding bifunctional 3-phosphoshikimate 1-carboxyvinyltransferase/cytidylate kinase encodes MEFLDLPPMLGARGRVRLPGSKSISNRSLLLAALAEGETDIRDLLASDDVERMLDALRALGVQWEREGDTDNYRVRGVGGPFPVKSADLFLGNAGTAFRPLTAALALSGGEYMLSGVARMHERPIGDLVDALRQAGADIEYTGNEGYPPLHIRPAAIRPGGVLKVRGDVSSQFLTALLMALPLTGVETSIEVVGELISKPYIAITLDLMARFGVVVEREGWQRFTVPGGVRYRSPGTLFVEGDASSASYFLAAGAIGGGPVRVEGVGRNSIQGDVRFADALAQLGASIELGDNWIEASAPEGGRLKAFDLDLNHIPDAAMTLAVAAVFADGPCVLRNIASWRVKETDRIAAMATELRKVGAEVEEGADYLKVVPPQSLRPAAIDTYDDHRVAMCFSLVSLGGCRVRINDPKCVNKTFPTYFQVFGEVAAPVPVVAIDGPSASGKGTVGARVAEALGWHHLDSGSLYRIVALAALRAGVDLGDEERVAAIAAALPARFEQERVWLEGEDVTDVIRSETCSSGASKVAVLPAVRAALLDRQRDYRAGPGLVAEGRDMGSVVFADASVKIFLTASVEARAERRYKQLIDKGLPANMESLMQDLRERDARDAARAVAPLQKLPDAALLDTTSMDAEQAVAFVLDRVRERGLAGR; translated from the coding sequence ATGGAATTTCTCGATTTGCCGCCCATGCTCGGTGCCCGTGGGCGGGTGCGCCTGCCGGGCTCCAAGAGCATTTCCAACCGCAGCCTGTTGCTGGCGGCGCTCGCCGAAGGCGAGACCGACATCCGCGACCTGCTGGCCTCCGACGACGTGGAGCGCATGCTCGACGCGCTGCGTGCGCTCGGCGTCCAGTGGGAGCGCGAGGGCGACACCGACAACTATCGCGTGCGAGGTGTCGGTGGCCCCTTCCCGGTGAAGTCAGCCGATCTGTTCCTTGGCAACGCCGGCACGGCTTTCCGGCCGCTGACGGCAGCGCTGGCGCTGTCCGGTGGCGAGTACATGCTTTCGGGCGTGGCGCGCATGCACGAGCGCCCGATCGGCGATCTGGTGGATGCTCTGCGGCAGGCTGGTGCCGATATCGAATACACCGGCAACGAGGGCTACCCGCCGCTCCACATTCGTCCGGCGGCGATCCGCCCTGGCGGTGTGCTGAAGGTGCGCGGCGACGTGTCCAGCCAGTTCCTCACGGCACTGCTGATGGCCCTGCCGCTGACGGGCGTCGAGACCTCGATCGAGGTGGTCGGCGAGCTGATCTCCAAGCCTTATATCGCCATCACGCTCGACCTCATGGCGCGCTTCGGCGTGGTGGTCGAGCGCGAGGGCTGGCAGCGTTTCACCGTGCCGGGCGGCGTGCGCTACCGTAGTCCGGGTACGCTTTTCGTCGAGGGCGATGCGTCCTCGGCGTCCTATTTCCTGGCGGCGGGTGCGATCGGCGGCGGGCCGGTGCGGGTCGAAGGCGTGGGGCGGAACAGCATCCAGGGCGACGTACGATTTGCCGATGCGCTTGCGCAATTGGGCGCCAGCATAGAACTGGGCGACAACTGGATCGAGGCGTCGGCACCCGAGGGCGGGCGTCTGAAGGCCTTCGATCTCGATCTCAATCACATTCCGGATGCCGCGATGACGCTGGCGGTGGCGGCGGTGTTCGCCGACGGACCCTGCGTGCTGCGCAACATCGCGAGCTGGCGCGTCAAGGAGACCGACCGGATCGCGGCGATGGCGACCGAACTGCGCAAGGTCGGCGCGGAGGTGGAAGAGGGCGCCGACTACCTCAAGGTCGTTCCGCCGCAAAGCCTGCGCCCGGCGGCGATCGATACCTACGACGATCACCGCGTGGCGATGTGCTTTTCCCTGGTGAGCCTGGGTGGCTGCCGGGTGCGCATCAACGACCCAAAGTGCGTGAACAAGACCTTCCCGACCTATTTCCAGGTGTTCGGCGAGGTCGCTGCGCCGGTGCCGGTCGTCGCGATCGACGGCCCGTCGGCGTCCGGCAAGGGCACGGTAGGCGCGCGCGTGGCCGAGGCGCTGGGCTGGCATCACCTCGACAGCGGTTCGCTCTACCGCATCGTGGCGCTCGCCGCGCTGCGCGCCGGGGTGGATCTGGGGGACGAAGAGCGGGTGGCTGCGATTGCAGCAGCCCTGCCGGCGCGCTTCGAGCAGGAGCGGGTCTGGCTTGAGGGGGAGGATGTTACGGACGTCATCCGCAGCGAGACGTGTTCCAGTGGCGCGTCCAAGGTTGCGGTGCTGCCTGCGGTGCGCGCCGCGCTGCTCGACCGCCAGCGCGACTACCGCGCGGGGCCGGGTCTGGTTGCCGAGGGGCGCGACATGGGGTCGGTGGTCTTCGCCGATGCCTCCGTGAAGATCTTCCTTACCGCTTCCGTCGAGGCGCGTGCCGAACGCCGTTATAAGCAGTTGATCGACAAGGGTTTGCCTGCTAACATGGAAAGCCTTATGCAGGATTTGCGGGAGCGGGATGCGCGCGATGCGGCCCGTGCCGTTGCACCCTTGCAGAAGTTGCCGGATGCGGCCTTGCTCGATACGACCTCCATGGATGCCGAGCAGGCCGTTGCTTTCGTGCTCGATCGTGTTCGGGAACGGGGGCTTGCGGGGCGCTGA
- the hisC gene encoding histidinol-phosphate transaminase has product MSVASRAPAYIRSISPYQPGKPISELAREMGLPEASIVKLASNENPLGMGPRARDAAQAALSEAFRYPDGGAFALKAALARKFGVKADQLVIGNGSNDVLEIAAQTFLSPGTSAVFSRYSFAVYPLATNARGARCIEVPAKGFGHDLDAMAAAIEADTRIVFIANPNNPTGTFLSGAELEAFLAKVPEDVLVVLDEAYTEFLRPEQRYDSIAWLARFPNLLVSRTLCKAYGLAGLRVGYAIAHPDVADLMNRVRQPFNVSSVALAAAEAALTDDEFVARSADVNRRGMAQLTAAFAELGLEWIPSSGNFVTVKVGDAVAVNRSLLEQGVIVRPIAGYGMPEWLRVSVGLPEENARFIEALRQALA; this is encoded by the coding sequence ATGAGCGTTGCCAGTCGGGCGCCGGCCTACATCCGTTCCATTTCGCCCTACCAGCCGGGCAAGCCGATTTCCGAGCTGGCCCGCGAAATGGGGCTTCCGGAAGCGAGCATCGTCAAGCTCGCCTCCAATGAGAACCCGCTGGGCATGGGGCCGCGCGCGCGCGACGCCGCCCAGGCCGCGCTGAGCGAGGCCTTTCGCTATCCCGACGGCGGCGCCTTCGCGCTCAAGGCGGCACTGGCGCGCAAGTTCGGCGTGAAGGCGGACCAGCTCGTCATCGGCAACGGGTCCAACGACGTGCTCGAGATCGCCGCGCAGACCTTCCTTTCGCCCGGCACCTCGGCGGTGTTCTCGCGTTACTCCTTCGCGGTTTATCCGCTGGCGACGAACGCCCGTGGCGCGCGCTGCATCGAGGTCCCCGCCAAAGGCTTCGGTCACGACCTCGACGCGATGGCGGCGGCGATCGAAGCCGACACCCGCATCGTCTTCATTGCCAATCCCAACAACCCGACCGGCACCTTCCTTTCCGGCGCCGAGCTCGAGGCCTTCCTCGCCAAGGTGCCGGAAGACGTGCTGGTGGTGCTGGACGAGGCCTACACCGAGTTCCTGCGGCCGGAGCAGCGTTACGATTCCATCGCCTGGCTCGCCCGCTTCCCCAATCTGCTGGTGTCGCGCACCTTGTGCAAGGCCTACGGGCTGGCCGGTCTGCGGGTGGGTTACGCGATCGCGCATCCGGACGTCGCCGACCTGATGAACCGCGTCCGCCAACCCTTCAACGTGTCCAGCGTGGCGCTCGCCGCGGCCGAAGCGGCGTTGACCGACGACGAGTTCGTCGCCCGCAGCGCCGATGTCAATCGGCGCGGCATGGCCCAGCTGACGGCGGCCTTTGCCGAACTCGGCCTGGAGTGGATTCCGTCTTCCGGCAACTTCGTCACCGTGAAGGTCGGCGATGCCGTGGCCGTGAACCGGAGCCTGCTCGAGCAAGGTGTGATCGTCCGGCCGATCGCAGGCTACGGCATGCCCGAATGGCTGCGGGTGTCGGTCGGTCTGCCCGAAGAGAACGCCCGCTTCATCGAGGCGCTGCGCCAGGCGCTGGCCTGA
- the serC gene encoding 3-phosphoserine/phosphohydroxythreonine transaminase, whose amino-acid sequence MSRVWNFSAGPAALPEEVLRQAAEEMLDWHGVGIGVMEMSHRSKEFVSIVEQAEADLRELMAVPANYRILFMQGGGLGENAIVPLNLMGEHKVADYVVTGSWSAKSQKEARKYGTVNIAATSEASGYTTVPSMAQWKLSADPAYVFACTNETIGGVEYPFEPDLTQIGRGEVPMVADVSSHILSRPFDVSKYGLLFGGAQKNIGPAGLTIVIVREDLLGKASPHCPSAFDYKTVAEHGSMYNTPPTYAIYIAGLVFQWLKRQGGVPAIEAQNIAKANLLYGYLDGSGFYENRVDRACRSRMNVPFFLKDESLNDAFLAGAREAGLVQLKGHKTVGGMRASIYNAMPLQGVQALVDYLRDFAARHG is encoded by the coding sequence ATGAGTCGCGTGTGGAATTTCAGCGCCGGTCCGGCCGCACTGCCTGAAGAGGTGCTGCGCCAGGCCGCCGAGGAGATGCTCGACTGGCATGGCGTCGGCATCGGCGTGATGGAGATGAGCCATCGCAGCAAGGAGTTCGTCTCCATCGTCGAGCAGGCCGAGGCCGACCTGCGCGAACTGATGGCGGTGCCGGCCAACTACCGCATCCTCTTCATGCAGGGCGGCGGGCTCGGCGAAAACGCGATCGTCCCGCTCAACCTGATGGGCGAGCACAAGGTCGCCGACTACGTGGTGACCGGCTCCTGGTCGGCCAAGTCGCAGAAGGAAGCGCGCAAGTACGGCACGGTGAACATCGCCGCCACTTCGGAGGCGAGCGGCTACACCACGGTGCCGTCGATGGCGCAGTGGAAGCTGTCGGCCGATCCGGCCTATGTGTTCGCCTGTACCAACGAGACCATCGGCGGCGTGGAGTACCCCTTCGAGCCGGATCTGACGCAGATCGGCCGCGGCGAGGTGCCGATGGTGGCCGACGTGTCCTCGCACATCCTGTCGCGGCCGTTCGACGTGTCGAAGTACGGGCTGTTGTTCGGCGGCGCGCAGAAGAACATCGGCCCGGCCGGGCTCACCATCGTGATCGTGCGCGAGGATCTGCTCGGCAAGGCCTCGCCGCATTGCCCCTCGGCCTTCGATTACAAGACGGTGGCCGAGCACGGTTCGATGTACAACACCCCACCGACCTACGCGATCTACATCGCCGGCCTGGTGTTCCAGTGGCTCAAGCGTCAGGGCGGCGTCCCCGCGATCGAGGCGCAGAACATCGCCAAGGCGAACCTGCTCTACGGCTATCTCGACGGCAGCGGTTTCTACGAGAACCGTGTCGACCGCGCCTGCCGCTCGCGCATGAACGTGCCTTTCTTCCTGAAGGACGAGTCGCTCAACGACGCCTTTCTCGCCGGAGCGAGGGAAGCCGGGCTGGTGCAGCTGAAGGGCCACAAGACGGTGGGCGGGATGCGTGCCTCCATCTACAACGCAATGCCGCTGCAGGGTGTGCAGGCGCTGGTCGATTACCTGCGCGACTTTGCCGCCCGCCACGGCTGA